ACAAACACAAGATGAAAATGAAGTCATATAAAATAAGAAAACAAGAATGAGAACATATACCAGAAAGGAGGTGAATACGGCAAAGAAAGCACCAAATCCAAGAATCACAGAATAACCAACACCCTGATTCAACACAGCTTTGCCTTCAAAAAAACTGTCCTGTCTCACACAACTTCCTCCTCCTTTATCAAAGCTGTAGTACTCGCTGGAAAAATCGAAAGGAGGGCAGTTTGCAGCCATCAGATACCTTATGTACTGAGAAGGGCTGGTGCAATGATCATGAAACAGAAGTTTCAGATTGGATTATAAGTCTTTGGTGTTGCTTAACACAGCTAAGAGAATACTCACACTTGCTTTCTTTGTTATTGGCGGTATGTTCTATATATACTACAAGTCAAACTATGTAACTAGTGGCAGAGCTTTTGTAGGAGAATCTTTAGCATGTATATTCAATATTATTGTTAACCAGAGATTCCGTCGTGTTGTGAAATTCAAATGCTTACCCCACCAACTGGGGTCTATGAGTTGCAAATGATGATCAGTTATAGCAAGTGGTAAAAAGTCAATCTTTAACGGACCAACCAAAAGAGTAGGACAGTGCATCCAAATCTAAAACCAAGAGGCATAGTCAATTTGAAAATCTAGTGGCATTTAATTTATTTCACAATATTCATCGGTatataatgatttttaaaataagatGACGGACTTTAAAAGATTTGAGAGTGTGTTTAGCATTTTGAGAAGAACATgagattttgaaattttaatcAAGAATTCCGCTTGCATTAACTCAATTAGATTCTGCATAAAATTAAATTAACAATTTATATTAAACTATAATAACCGAAATGAGTTATAATTTGATTTAACCTCTATTCTAATTACCTTCATGACCGTCAAATCTTTAAAATATAATAATCGAAATGAGATATAATTTGATTCAACTTTCATTCTGGTTAGATCTTTTAAATCAGATTATCAAATTATTGTCCAGTAAAAACAAAAGTCAAACTACAGCATCTCATTTGTCATAAACTTAAAATGTGTAAAAAATATCATACACTGACCCCATAATTGGATTAAAAAGCAAATTTGTCAAGTTAAAAATCTGTAGAAGAAAAAAGGTACGATAACCTCCGTTTAAAACCGTCCTATTTTAGTTATCTATTGCTTCTATTTATGGTGTTTCTGTAATAAAAAGATTTTTGTTTATTCTTTAAAAAAGAGGATTTCTCTTTATAAAGATCAAATTTTCCAGTGTGTCATGAACACATGCTAAGCGcgaaatttcataattttaactCATTTTGATTGGTTCATGTATATTAATAATATTGGACCCCATGCATACAAAAAACCCCACCGAGCAAAAGAAGCTAAACTCATGAGATTACGCGCTCACGGGCACATGATACAAAAACCAACCGAAGATCGAATTTTATAGTGTGTGCCCATGAGTTCCAGTTGTGTGATACCCAGAAAACAAACCTAAAGGCTAAAGACTAAAGGGTAGATGACATGGATATTATACATTAACAATAAATTTTATTAGGAAAAATTTTGCTCTTACTGGTAATAGTTCAGAGAAAGGGGTCCATATTTCCTGGTTCTATTGGTATTTTGATTATAGAGTTTAACTATATACAAAGATACTTGCATCCCCTTGAATTCGAACCCTCATTCTTAAACAAGATAAGATGAGTAAGGACTATGGAGACCGAATCAGAAACACTTagtaaataataattataaatggCTGCCTAAAATAGCATTAAGCTCGATCCTTACCTCCTTACCTCCAGTTCTTTCTAATCCAACCTTAATATTGTATGCCACACCATTCTTAAAATTGCTTTTAAAAGCTATCACTTGCACAATTTCAACTTTTTGAAGAAAGAAGATACGACAGATTTAGGATACGGCTTTGTGGCAAGACATGAAGGTATGTTCTCAGGTTGTTCAATCCACAATTTGTGGGCAATGCCCGCAGCTACTAATTTATCTGATAAATTCCTAATTTGAGGCTCCCCCTTTACCTCAAGTGTAACCTGCAGAATCAACAAAGACTAGCATCATTTATATCGTCAACATATGATGCACTTAAATCTTAATAATACAAAACATTCATGGTCCTGTTACACTATCATCTTCAACCCTGCAACTTATACAATTACCTCTTCATAGAAGTACTAAGATTGCATTACCATATGATATCAATAACCATTGCATAAGAAAACAAAACTGTGAATATTACATAGCATGCACACCTTGTCTTTGATAACAACTTATTTATGATCTCAGGTTCTCCAATTTCCTAGCAATGAAACTCTTTCCACACAAGCATTTCGATGCTACCAAAACCCATCCATTGCCTTCACCTATTCGGCCCATCTTCCTCATCACCTCCTGAAACTACCACTACCATCATTTCTTTCTCCTTTCACTGCCTGGATCTCTAACCCCTGCCACTAATTCTCTACTCTTCTGTTTCTCAGATTATTATTTTAAACTTAACTAGAAGACCTAACGTGATTCTTAATGTCATATGCTCATAGCTAAATATAAAATCCAAAATAGCACAGATTTTTATATGGGGGGGGGGGGGCGGATGGCACGTCTGAGATGGCTGGCAATTTTAACACCAACATAACACAGTTAAAACATGCCATGAATTTTTTTATCGAAACAAAGGTAAAGAATGGtgttaaattcaaattaaaaaaaatgtttatgaaCGAAAAAAGTGAAATTCATATCAAGCATTTGTCTGCACTACATTTGACAAATGCCTTTACACACTTACACTTGATATGCATAAGTTTTACTTTCCGGAAGTCTGGaattcaaaaattaaacttcATCTAGGATTATGCCGTAAACTTATTCAAAATGTTAAGAAAGGGTGTGCTAAAGTAGACCAACACACTGCGAAAGTGTTATTTTGGGCATTTTACCTTCAAGTAATGCTAAAAGAACCAACACATTACACACAAAACTAAAAAAGTAATGAAGAAGCCATAAAACAGAATTCAAGGAGACAGTCATAGAGACCAAACTCAAGGATGATCACATTTTTAAACTTTTAGCTACTGCACACCTACatatttttctaaaataaaaaCAATAATGCCCAAACTCAATATCGAATTCTACTGAAATACAACATTACTGAACTACCTGTCGAACAATTAATCAGTTTACACACAATAATGCACTCAATTTATTTCTCCATCTTTTCATCGTAAAGCATCATCAAAACCAAACCTAATTACCTATGATGACTATGTTTGAAAGAATGTTATAAATAACAAATTTTTGGTGCAAATGACTGAAAATACCCATTTTGGAAGTGGATGGCTGAAAATACCGTTTGGGATACGCATTTGCCATTTGGGTATCCTGTTTTGTATTAGATACGCATTTGTCAAATAGGTAtccaatttttttttaagatGCGCATTTGGCAATTGCGTCTCTCAATGGTAATACCCAAACTAGAAATACGTATTTTTAGTAATTTTCATACAAACCCCATTCTCAAATGCGTACTACACTTACTCAATTACGAAATGTGTAACCAAAACGGTATTTTCAGCCATATGTTTTGAAAATGGGTATTTTGAGCAATTTCACCCCAAAAATGGGTATTTTTAACCATCACCCCCTACGTTTTCCATCCAGAAGTACAACAAGTACATGATAATAATGTACGCAGACATTACCACTACTACTACGATACGAACAATTGTGACCTAACCTTTTAAGTAAACACACCTGCGCAACTAATTTCGAATAATGTACTAACACCGCAACTAATTTCGAATAATGTactaataaaataatcaattcaACTATAATACTTCAATAACATCAAAATTataattcaattattattttttaCCTTGTGCATCGAATCGATATTATCGGGGCTACAATACTCAAGAGTATGATCATCATCCTTGTGGGCCCACACAGCAGCAACAGCCGCATGGCATCCCTGTGTAACCACACTACCAAGCGGCCACGTGTCAATTAAATCTCGCCGGAGAACTATGTACTGAATCAATACATCTTTTACGGCGGAGACTTCTCCAGCGGCGTCGGAAGAAGCCATGAAAGTGCGGCGGCGATGGTAGGGTGAGAGTGAAAGGCGTGTGTTTGCGGCGGATGAGAGAAAATATAGTGGTGATATTACGGTAGAAGCCATTTGTATTTTTTATCAGATAAATGTGAAAGTTATCTCATTTCTTTATTTCTTTTAGtaaattttttttaagaaatagTATAATGCGGGGTTATTATCAAAATAtcacattttttatttttatatatttttcaaaaatttggCCCAGAATATTAATCGAAAATGTTATTTCATCATCACTATTATGATGATGCGCAGTTTCGGCTGCCATATAATCTGATCAGTTATGTGTCTAATGCGTATCGATTTTGATATGAATTTGAAGATACGCATGACGGTAATGTGTATCattttatttgtaaaaaaataGCAAATACCCTACACTATTTGGCATATCTGAGTAGGCTGAGCCaaacattttaaaaattgatATTTGATAAGTATCTCACATAttaagataaattttttaaaataaaatatatgtttatatatctTATAAACCTTCAGAATTGGTTACATGATAAAAGAAATTCTGATTACATGATAAAAAAAATACAGGAGCATAAAGTCTGACATAATATCAAAATTACATGAGCTTTGGGCGAGGTTGTAATCATTTTTTTTACCGAATTTTATCGttattattttattctttttcTGGTCAAATGGAAATTATATTTATAACTTCTCCGGCCTTAGGAAAAGAATAAGTTGCCAAATCGTTTATAAATTATACATTGAAATATTCAaacaaaatttataaattttaagaTATATTCTTTTGTTCTAGTTGGTCAAAACTCTTGAATTTTGCGCTTACTAAAAAAAATTGCAAGTTTTTCActatttttttgtataaaaagTTTATGAAAGATGAACTATAATTTTAAACATATACCATAAAGATGAGTTGATAATACAAAGACGATGGAAAATGATACTAGACTAAGGTACAAACAAAACTAGTTATTTACAAACTTCTATTTCacatttcataatttttttaaaaaaatactacACATTTGAGAAACAAATTTTATGCAACATTATTTGAGCGTGTATAGCTAGTAAGCTAGGCTCATTATATATCCCAAGACTGTGGAGTTGATACATCTTAATTTTCATGTGTTCCTCTTTCAGTACATACAATATACAAATAAAGCAACCAACTAACCATCTACTTGAAAATATGACATTTAATGGCAGTTGCAATCTATAGGAACACTAGATTGAGATGGTACTCTTATTTCTGCACACAAGATTACTATTGGGGACTTATGGTATAACAGGTAGGAATAGTTTACAACACCAAGCAGCATATGCCACTGAGAGAGGCCGGTATTATGCATTATGCTGTCACAGCTTCGAACGTCCAACCATCGCAACTGGCCTGCAATAAACAAACAGCTCTCAATGATTCAACTATATATATTGATTCCTAGAGCTAGAACAAATCAAAATACACAAGCAGCTGTTAACATTATATCTCTAAAGAACAAAAACTTGCGCTGCTCATCTATACGTGGTACAAGAAGAATCACAAGTTCACAACTAATTATCATACCAAGAACGCTCTATACTATTTAAAGATGTAGTGCATAGTAgaaatttaatattaataataaattcaGATGCCAAGGTATAATGTTAGAGAGTACAAACATAAAATACTCATGCTTTGGATGGAGAAAGTGTGTACTAGTAAATTTCTACATTAAAGAGGTATGCTTTTCCATACATCACGTTCTGACATGAAGCTGGTAGATTTCACATTCCATTTAAATTAACAACTCACGTTAACTACATGTCACTTGTGATAAAGCACAGAAGT
The genomic region above belongs to Apium graveolens cultivar Ventura unplaced genomic scaffold, ASM990537v1 ctg791_1, whole genome shotgun sequence and contains:
- the LOC141704482 gene encoding uncharacterized protein LOC141704482, translated to MASTVISPLYFLSSAANTRLSLSPYHRRRTFMASSDAAGEVSAVKDVLIQYIVLRRDLIDTWPLGSVVTQGCHAAVAAVWAHKDDDHTLEYCSPDNIDSMHKVTLEVKGEPQIRNLSDKLVAAGIAHKLWIEQPENIPSCLATKPYPKSVVSSFFKKLKLCK